The genomic region AAATATAATCCGATACTACAAGTAACGATAGTTAACTAACATTATTTTCATATCCATGACAGTTGAAATTTACAAAATCTCAAATATTGTATCCTATCCCTTGTATGTATCTGGTTTGTGATTGATCCACCATAATATAATCACGATTATTCATGTTACAGGCAAAAGCTGGAGCTGGTTCTGCAACACTATCAATGGTTAGCAGCTTATATTTATTATGTGTATTTCTATGTTTACAAGCATTGTTAATTAGTACCAACTGAGTCTACTCCAAGTGGCAAGACTAACTTGAAAATCCACTCTCGATTGAGTAGGCATATGCAGCTGCCAAGTTTGCTGACGCATGCCTCCGTGGCTTGAAGGGAGAAGCCGGAGTGGTGGAATGTTCTTTTGTGCAGTCCCAGGTGCCATGTTCAAGAACTTATTTCATTGCACAGTATAATGCTATACTTTTTTACTTCTCATTTTAACATTATGTTTTAAACAGGTGACGGAACTTCCCTTCTTTGCAACCAAGGTACGTCTTGGTCGCGGTGGAGCAGAAGAGGTATTTCAACTTGGTCCCCTGAATGAGTATGAAAGGTATGATAGGAGATTACTAAACTCTTAGTATTTAGCTAATATCTTTGTTGGAATTGGTAGCAGTAATGTAACACAAAGTAAAGTTCTGATGTTAAATACTTAACAGGATTGGATTGGAGAAAGCAAAGCAAGAGTTAGCAGAAAGCATCCAGAAGGGGATAGATTTCATCAGAAAATAAGTGATATGAGGAAAATCTGTTTTTGTCTTCTTCTATAATGACCCTATGTACTATTTCCCCCTTGTTCATAGTAAATTCTTAAGAATATAGTATTCCAAATTTTTGGTGTCATCCATTCCTTAAATGTTGATCTTAAAGGATTTGGCATCAATGGAAGCATAATGATCTGAAAGACAATATACAAAACTGGCCTTTTGTACTATTTCCATATACCACTGTTTTCTTTAATCTTTCACTTATCCTCCCAACATATTTGTTTCAAAAATCATGATCCttcaataatataattatatGGAAAATATTAAGTGACATTCATGAAAAATTCTAATACATTGAGGGGCTGGCAGAGGGCGAAATCATAACAAGATCTTTAGTATAATCTTCTGTGGGGACTAAGATTATAAAGAATGTGTACAAGGATTCACTTGGCTAACATTAAGAAAacatataataatattaaaaccCTTCTCATTTAACATTTATGGTCTCCATTTATCAGGACAACATTCACTATTTTGAAGCATTTTTCTTTTGCATGCTGATATATGCTAATGCCGTGCACGAAAACATGCAAGTTAAACATTCATACAAATAATTGAAGATACAGTTATTCATTGACTTGAACCAAACATTTTTGGTAcgaaacatttttttatttaacagaAATAAACCTACAAGAATGCAACAAAAGGCCTGTTTGTCGAGACCACCCAAAAAAGAACCAATGATCCTTTTTCTAAAGATTTACTTCAAGTAGAAGAAGAACTGTGCTAGAAAGTAGAAACAGATGGGGTTGAACTTTTCAACCTGATGCCAAAAAATGCCTAGCAAGCTGTACAAGCCACTGTAGAAACATGATGGGGTGGAACCGTGGAAGTAACATGATCAACTTGTTGATCATGCAAAAAGTATATGTTGACAGAAAAGCCCCTCATGCAAAATGAACCACTGGTGGCAATGTAGCATGCTTGAGGTAAATAATGGTTTGGTTAAGGTGGCAGACATTACAGGCTTTGCAAGTTGCAAACATGAACATAAATGAAGTAACATAAACTGCTATGTGTATATATAGTTGACACTAGACAGTAAATCCTATTATTTATTCTTATACTTTTGAGTGGTGACGGATTCTGCTTGATTTAGACAAATGGAACTTCTTCAAATGATAGATGCAAAAGCTGAGCGCAGGTTTCTCACAAGCTCCTTCACTGTCATGCAAAATCCCTTTTCCATCTGCAAATTAAAAAACATTTTTCCTCattgaaagaaaaattatgtttgctacaaaaaaaatatgattatGCATGCATGGAAAATTAGAAGTCGAGCTATTCTTTTTTTCCTTGGCACTAACATTATCCAGATATACCATGATCAACTATAACAAATTATTGTTGATGTATCTATTCTAAAAAGTGACAACATAGTTCCATTTTTTGATTTAGTTGTTAGGCTGTTATTTGCATGTAGCTTTCATTCCATAGAATTGGTACTCAAGTTACCTGAGCAATAATAGTTATATCTAAGGCCCAGCTCCCAAACGTCATGGCACTGCTATTGGTAACTTTTAGATGGAGTTTCTCAATTTGATTGATTGATTTTTCTACAACTCCTCTGTTCTTCTCGCAGTGGATTCTTATGAGAACATTTTTATCACAGAATCTTGCTTCAATTTCAGGTAATGCCTCATGGAAGATACCCTCATATTCTAAAGAAGCGTCTTCTGCATCATTGGATAATTGAGATTTTTTCACAAATACTACAGATTCCACAGCTTTTCTCTTGTTCTGTTCTTCCTCAagagccttcaccttctcttgcAATTGCTTTAAGTATTTGATAGCATCTCCAAGAACAGAAGCTTTGTCTGTCTGTTAGTAGCATGTTCAAAAAGAGATCAATGGATGCATTTATGTGTTAGAGCAACAGCATGGACAAAAGAACACAACCACCACAAAATATATATTCAATTCCACATATTTATGAGCTTCCTGCTAAGCGTTAAATAGAGTTCAACTAGGAAACCAACTACTTTTTGGCCAATATCAGCCAACTTTTTTGAAGTTGCCCTTTTACTCTAAATTCTAAACACCAGATCTTAAACTACTAAACAAATGCTCCAATATATGTTCACAGTTATGAAAGACAGAAACAACAAACAGTCAACTAAGAATCATAACAAGCCAAATATCACTTTAACCAAATGTTGTATACCTTCTGTAGTCCAGGAACAAGGGCAGATAGAGCAATGAACCGCTGGCTGAGCTTCTCTCGACGCTTCCTTTCGGCTATTATGTGGTCTTGAGGTTGAGAAAGTCTAGAACGTGGCCCTACATGCTTAGTCGCCTGACTAGCCTCGAACACATATTGATTTCCTAATGTTCCTTGAAAGTTCATGTCTTTAGGAGTTGTGTCATTCATTTTAGGACAAACCATCTCATCCTTAGACTTCACCACTTCCAACTGGTTTATATAATTGGGATCCACAAATGAAAGAAGAGTTGAGCAAGAAGCAAATTGTGCCTCGGATGGAGTTTTAGTTGGACACCAGCTATTGTTCTTGAGATGTTTTGTAGGTCTGTCAATGTTAGAAAGTGAAGTTTCCATGGAAGTTTTGGGGTTGAAACTGGGATGAGAGAATGAATGTTGCTGTAAAGTCTCTCCAAAAGCAGCAGCAATCGGAAGTAAAGTAGGCTCATCAATAGAGCTCAAATGCCACTGATGAAGATAGGTAGGATCTTCCATTATTTCCTGCAAATTCAGAAGAAATTATGTTCATTATAGTCACTACATACAGAAACATTTCAGGGTCTTCATAacacattttatcaaccaatatcaATATTCAAAACCAGAATGACATAGAGTGTATATTCACATTTCAATTCTTCATTAGATATTTGCCTTGATTTCCAAATACAGTATAAAATAATGCATACTTATTTATGTTTTAAGAATAATGATTTACAGCACAGGAGCTTTATATCTTACCAGATCAGTTAACCCTCTGAGGGAAGAAATATCCATAAGAAAACAACTCCTGCAATCAAAAGAGCTCTCAAGAAACTATCCTGGAAGAGAAGATTCAGCTAGagttgctgaggttttggaactTAAATTTTCAGCAGATGATAGTAAGTTAGTAACATCTGCTAAATACTTAAATGGCCATTAAAGCCTAAAACATTTGAAGAAGGAAAGCCCCTCATACCAAAAACACAACACTCCCATGCACTAGCATTTAAAGCAATTATATTCTTATGCACTTGCAGCTTATATATACTACTAGTGGTGCTTCATAATTTGTAtgtttaatcttttttaaataaaaaagatatagtATGTGAGTTAAAAAAGTAAAAGTTCAGCATCGGAAAGAAAAaattagtttctttttttttttttttaaattaccatTGTGAAATTACCATTGTAAAACACAAAAATTGGATTTGAGAACAtggtatatatatgtatagataTAGATAAAGATGTACATTAATAATGTGAGTTTGGTGAAAAGCTTACTCATCAACAGATGTGGCAGTTTTTAAGGTTGCTGATCCCCAGTCCTCACAAATAACATGGTATACTATCACACACATAGCAGTTGCAGTTTATATACACACAGATAATTTAGGGAGGGATTTACATTTACCTAGAAACTTGTGGGGGGTTAAGTGCCCCGGTTACAATTTAAAAAACTTTTTATTactatataatgataatatttatttgtctctactaaataattaaatttgatcctattatattaaattattataaaattagttGAGAttcgaaaaaatattatttatttattggttttttttttagaatattagagatataactattaatGTTGTCTCCTCCTATTAGCTTAaccttttgggatgagtggtttcataacatggtatcagagctaatGTATAGCCTTAAATTCTAGACTTTTGAACATAGAGTTTTGATACCGTACGAGAAGTGCTAGGggtcagcaatttttgtgatttgtagccatcaaatagtcatcaatgtttttaatggtgtgagatttcatccaatgatgtgggattactcatttttcttttgctggttATATGttggccagaatttaataaaattgctggccTAGACTTTTCCATGTATGTATTTCTTGTAATTACTTCAGGCTCTACATGACCCCTTTGTATAATCTCAAGCTAGAAAAGATATGCTCACGGGTTTTTTATGTGAATAGGCTTGGACAACCAGAGATACCTTATTTTTGTAAAAACTGTACATGAGTGAAAGAAAATGATATATATCTCATTTTATATTCAGTTGCTCCGTTCAGCTGAAAAATTAATAGCTTCAGTCTTTGTTGTTTGTAGACTTTTTGAGATGTTATTCACCAACTAATCATTGAAATTTTGAATTAAGTGTTGACAAATCAAATGATCATGTTTGAGAATGTGGTCCCTCACGCACCATGTCCAATGCCTCAAGGTACGTACTTATTTTCCCAATTCCCTAAAGCTACGTTCCTAGCTGCTTCCTTCTTAATTGCCTCTCGTTAATTTTCTTGGTCAAAGATTACTTACAATCATaagcaaagaaaataaagaagcaaTTCAAGCTTATTAGCCATGGCCAACCAATTCTCTAACAAAATAGCACATAACTATGAGATATTGTGGGATGATATTAGTCACCAATATAATTAATTACTAGTTGGTTGGTTTGAACTTTTTTTTCAAACATGAATCCATAATTCATATTAAGCATAAGGTTATTCATACTGTAATAATTATAAAGCTGAGTTTGCCACATTTAGGTGGAACACAACAGAGTTAATAGTTTCCATTGACGTGTGAAGTTATAAGTCAATTGCCAAGTGGCATTTGTAGTTAGAAAATCTAGCTAGCAATGGTGTGGCACATTGAACAGCCGTACTAGGACCCCACACAGTAACAAAATATAATTGCTACCATAAATTTGAACTCTAATTTGTTAAACATANNNNNNNNNNNNNNNNNNNNNNNNNNNNNNNNNNNNNNNNNNNNNNNNNNNNNNNNNNNNNNNNNNNNNNNNNNNNNNNNNNNNNNNNNNNNNNNNNNNNNNNNNNNNNNNNNNNNNNNNNNNNNNNNNNNNNNNNNNNNNNNNNNNNNNNNNNNTTTTTTGCTatacataaaatttaaaaaaaaaattatttaaatttaagaCTTGAACGGTAACGTAATATAATATTAGTAGTTTATTCTACAATTTGATCTTTTATAAGATCATACGAAAtgatttaatctttttttttctaaGAATACACCTAATACAAGCCAAAGTATTCTAGAATTGCTAGAGATCTATGAGGGTTTTAGTGGGCAAAAAGTCAATTTAAATAAGTCGGCTATCTTTTTCAGTCATAACACACCTCAGAACACAAAACTAGCAGTTGCTCAGAcactaaatattgaacatatcGAAACACAAGACAAATACCTGTGACTGCCCTCTAtagttcaaaaatcaaagaaagcaacctTTGGAGCTATCAAGGATAAAGTTCAGAAGAGGATTATGGGTTGGAAAAGAAATCTATTGTCATCAGGTGGCAGACACACGCTATTGAGAGCGGTGGGGGAGgcgattcctatttatacactctcttgttTCAAGTTCCCGGACACGCTGTTGAGTGAGATTCATAGCATGCTCTCGCAATTTTGGTGTGGTCAAAAAGGCGCAGAACGAagaatggtttggattaaatgggACACAATGACAAGACCGAAGAAAGATAGAGGGCTGAGGATCAAAGAGCTAAGGGCGCAAAATTTGGCGTTATTGGGCAAGCAATGTTAGCGTCTAATGAAATACTCTAATTCTACTctatcaagaatgctcaaagctaaatatttcagatatacaGATTTTCTACATGCAGAGATAGGAAGCGTACCGTCGTGGGCTGGAGAAGTGTTCTTGAAGGGCGCAAGGTGATCGAGAAAAGCTTGTTATGGAAAATATGCTCTGGTACTAATGTTCGCATCTTCCATGACCCATGGCTTCCACCACCAGTGCTCCTTAATATCCCTTAAACTGCACTCACAATCCCGCCAAATCTGCAAGTGTATTACATTAGTGCGTTACTAAATCCTTAatagccccggatgttagctttccaacgcaactagaaccgcctcatttggacctctgtagctcaagttatggtcaattgagtgcgaagaggtcaggcttgacagctttacggttccttcatttcttcatgagttctcccactttgcatgcttttctcctcacttcttccatccaatacttgtcttatggacctgaaatcactcaacaaacatatcaaggcatcaaatggaattaaagtgaattaaatttagctattttagggcctaaaaagcatgttttcacatttaagcacaaatctagggagaattacaaaaccatgatatttcattgaataaatgtgagaaaagttgataaaatcccccaaattaagcacaagataaaccacaaaatcgaggTTTATCACTTTGCACCGAGTTGCATCTGAGacgtcggtgagatacattctacttctgaaattgctgagatgatgactGGGATCTGATGTGCCATCGTACAGAGTCATGTCGGGCGGTTTGAAGTCTTTTAGAATTttggccttcatgatctctttggtgaattgGTCTTGGTCCTTGCGGGAGCTATCTTCGTGGTTGGATCGAGTGGTTTTAGTTTTGAGattggcttcgagttttaggagtttgtcctctAATTCGTGgcgtcgcctagcttcccttcgtaggtctctcggCCTCTCGTTGATACTCGACCTCttttttgagttgttttagtggATCCTGAAGTGCCTCAATGGCTCCCGTGTTGggtgaattcttgtctttgttaggtggAGAAGTATCCTTTGGTGTAGTGTCCGCATTCTTATGCGGCGTCCTatcttctagatcagagtcgtggtcgttgtcaaggttgtccgccatgatgatgggatgacttccaggtctccggcaacgacgccaatgttccgagggttacctgaaattgtagatcgatctcggacgagatcttctgtgctggttggagatgacgtgcccggctggtgggtggtggccggagctgtcgtgtccgacttgttggactggcaatgctgctgatcctttgtcaccggagggtggcggtacttgcaagggactccgatacttaagttagcaaggatattaagcaggtattttttgtagaatcagagtctgagttatacctgggtgctccagtgtatttatagtagtgtggagtgacctttttggagataagatagttatcttatcttatcttatctttgagtggggtcaccttatcttcaagggaaccgcccttaccTCTATAGGCTTGGGTGCCTTTGGGTTTGGGTCgtattcctctatttgggccctttttggactttcctggtgatttggccgagctctttgagaagagatcgGAGATTCCAgacctgaacaggtcggtcgctttgtcgtcgatcatcccgggtcggacatctcgacccagggtatgaacaagtgCCTTCAGAGTTTCGGTCCCCAACATACCCAAGCCaactttgttgctctttcctcatcaAAAGAGTTGCAATTCAACCGCCTAGGAAtatagaaggctttggttgaagaagatcgaaagaaccaagATCTAAATCCTTCTGTCAATTTCTGATTTCTATGAATGAAGGTACACTTCCgtattatgatatattttgtgtgattcaatatggatgatctgggttattgaaattaatttattccaataAATACTACTATAATATAAAGAGAAACATCCCTATTTCATAATCTACTATTTAATACTTCAATTTTATGAGTTATTATTGCCTCCAATAACATATTTTTAATGCAATTAATTATTACTAGAGTACCACATACTTAAGGGAATAGATCAGGGTAGCatttcttttcacttttgtttttaattacTCTAAGGATCATATGgtataaaatagaataatatgGTGGTCGGTGTTACAAATTCTTGATTGAGAGTTGAAAGCTATCCTATAAAGTATAGAGTGAGGGGCAAAAAGAGTTATTATTGTTGCTGTGACTGAGTCCAGTTTTTGACAAGCTGGTTTGCACATATTTAGTTGTGCTGGAACAACTCACCCCACAGTAACAATtctattttcttatttattatttattcatGCATTGCAATGCACAAGAAAGGATATTAACCACGTAGTCAACGCTCTGTTCATGacaattgcattgcatgacattaaCGTATAATTCCACCATACATTTAGAATTACAAAGTTCTTTAATTTTTGTCCATTCTCGGAGTCACCaaaatacaaagaaaagaaaagaaaagagtatCTCTTCTCACTCTAGATTTTTAGGCCGGTGTTAGCTTGGAATATAAAAGTTAGATAAAAAGTTTTGTTAATAAAATTTATGCTTACTTTTATCCATTAAATTTATTCATAATCAGAGTGAAATTAATCAAAGTTGAAAGCATCTTCATCACTTAATTAATGATCTTGAGTTCAAGTAATAAAAATAACTGCTAAAAGACTTCTACCCTTTTGATGGGAGTTCAACTAATAAGTCGGGTTTCTGATATTAAAACCTAAGTACCAATAGTTCAATCATGACAAAAATAATTATTCtgcaaattttttctttttcattttgaccATTCCTACttttaaacaaaaaaacaaattttATTAACAAGTATAAGAACACTCTTTAAAGAATACAAAATTGAAATATTTatgttgaaaaaaatatttttccctttcttatttACGTTAAAGCACTTATGAACAaaatccaaaaaaagaaaaaaaaaatacggaCAAAACAATTCCACAAAAGTATGCACCAGTTCAATATTTTAGTCTTTAAGTAAATTTGCTATTGCACATGAGCTATAAAATACGGATATTTTGTTAAGTTGTTATGTTTGTGTATCAGATATATTTTGGATACAATATCGACGTCTGATCTGTtgttgttacgatgggtaaccggagattaatgggctggatggcgttggttggcccaaacgtatgaaggaggaGGCT from Arachis ipaensis cultivar K30076 chromosome B02, Araip1.1, whole genome shotgun sequence harbors:
- the LOC107626269 gene encoding transcription factor bHLH25-like isoform X2, whose protein sequence is MDISSLRGLTDLEIMEDPTYLHQWHLSSIDEPTLLPIAAAFGETLQQHSFSHPSFNPKTSMETSLSNIDRPTKHLKNNSWCPTKTPSEAQFASCSTLLSFVDPNYINQLEVVKSKDEMVCPKMNDTTPKDMNFQGTLGNQYVFEASQATKHVGPRSRLSQPQDHIIAERKRREKLSQRFIALSALVPGLQKTDKASVLGDAIKYLKQLQEKVKALEEEQNKRKAVESVVFVKKSQLSNDAEDASLEYEGIFHEALPEIEARFCDKNVLIRIHCEKNRGVVEKSINQIEKLHLKVTNSSAMTFGSWALDITIIAQMEKGFCMTVKELVRNLRSAFASII
- the LOC107626269 gene encoding transcription factor bHLH25-like isoform X1, with translation MCVIVYHVICEDWGSATLKTATSVDESCFLMDISSLRGLTDLEIMEDPTYLHQWHLSSIDEPTLLPIAAAFGETLQQHSFSHPSFNPKTSMETSLSNIDRPTKHLKNNSWCPTKTPSEAQFASCSTLLSFVDPNYINQLEVVKSKDEMVCPKMNDTTPKDMNFQGTLGNQYVFEASQATKHVGPRSRLSQPQDHIIAERKRREKLSQRFIALSALVPGLQKTDKASVLGDAIKYLKQLQEKVKALEEEQNKRKAVESVVFVKKSQLSNDAEDASLEYEGIFHEALPEIEARFCDKNVLIRIHCEKNRGVVEKSINQIEKLHLKVTNSSAMTFGSWALDITIIAQMEKGFCMTVKELVRNLRSAFASII